The following nucleotide sequence is from Streptomyces pactum.
CGGGAGGCGCTGCGCGAGGAGCTGGGCGACGTGCTCCTCCAGGTGGTCTTCCACGCCCGGATCGCCGAGGACCACCCGGACGCCCCGTTCTCCGTCGACGACGTGGCCGGCGGCATCGTGGAGAAGCTCATCCGTCGCCACCCGCACATCTTCGGGGAGGGCACCGCCGAGACCCCGGAGGAGGTCAGGGCGAACTGGCTGCGGACCAAGGCGGCCGAGAAGCGGCGCAGCTCGGTCACCGAGGGCGTCCCGCTCGCCCAGCCGGCCCTCGCCCTCGCCGCCAAGCTGGCCTTCCGGGCCCGTACCGCCGGGCTCGACGTACCGCTGCCGCGCGGCGAGGGCCCGGGGTACGAGCTGCTGGCGCTCGCGGTACGCGCCGAGGCGGAGGGAGACGGGGAGACCCGGAGGGCGGCGGAAAAAGGGACTCCGGGGTTCCGTACCGGCCGCATGGGGTGGCATAAAAGGGGTACTCACACCATATGAGTACTTTCGCCAGTGTTGAGTTCGCCGCACGCGATCATCTGGTCGGTATCGGCCCGCTGGTGGCGGGGATCGGCGTCGTCATCTTGCTCGTCGCGGCCGTCTGGTGGGGCATCCGGGTGGCCGCCAGGGAGCGCCGTCCCACCGAACCGCAGCCGCGCGCCGGTGCGTGGCAGACCGCCGAGGAGCACCGGAGCGGTCATGTGACGTCGGAGGACCACGGCCCGGGCCACCAGGAGTCCGAGCGCCACTACGAGCGGTACGGACGCAAGCCCACGGAGGTACCGCGGGACGGGGTCCGGCACATGCCGTACGAGTTCGGCAACTTCGGCAGCGAGGAGGACCCGGAGAAGAAGCCCACCAAGTGGACCCCGGGCCACAGCGGGTCCTGGGGCACCGGCTGAGCGACGCGGCCCGGCCCGCTGGCCGGGCCGGACCGCGGCGGAGCGCGCCGCCGGACGTGAGCGTTGGCGTCCGGCGGCGCGCTCCGTGCGTGCTGCGCCGGCGCTCGGCGCTCGTCACACGGCACGGGCGGTGCGCGGGACGCTCGGTGCGGGCGCGCGGCCGGGGCGCTCGCGTGCGGCGGGGTGCCGACGGGCCGGCGCGGCGGGGTACGGGGTACCCGATGGGCCGGCGCGGCGGCGCCGGAGAGCACCTGACGCCGGCGGACGCCGGTCGGCCTCGTGCGCCCGGCCGACCCCCGGGGTGCCGGTGGGCCTGCCCCCGCCGCCCACCGCCCGCCCGTGCCCGCCACCGCCGACCCGCGCCGCACCCCGCGATACGGTCGAACCGTGCCCGACCAGCCCCACCCGTCCCATCAGCCCGACCCGTCCCACGAGCCCGGCCCGTCCACCGGGCCCGAAGGCCGTGGGCCCTGCCCGGCCGGTCGCCCGCACCGGCCCGGCCCGTCCGCCGGAGCCGATGACGACCGTCCCGGCCCGTCCACCCCTCCCGGCGCCCACGCGTCCGGCCCGTCCGCCGGAGCCGATGACGACCGTCCCGGCCCGTCCACCCCTCCCGAGGCCCGCGAACCCCACCCGTCCGCCACACCCGGCGCCCACTCGTCCGGCCCGTCCGCCGCAGCCGACGGCGAAGAGTCCTGCCCGGCGGCCGTAGCCGACGGCGGAACGTCCGGGCCGGCGGCCGTGCCCGAGCTGTTCAGCTGGCAGTTCGCCGCCGATCCGTACCCCACGTACCACCGGCTGCGGGAGCGGACGCCGGTCCACCGGACCACGCTGCCCAGCGGGGTGGAGGCGTGGCTGGTCACCCGGTACGCCGACGCCCGGCAGGCGCTGGCCGACCAGCGACTGTCCAAGAACCCGCTGCGGCACAGCGAGAACGCCCACGGCAAGGGCAAGGTCGGCATCCCCGGCGAGCGCAGCGCGGGCCTGATGACGCACCTGCTCAACATCGACCCGCCGGACCACACCCGGCTGCGGCGGCTGGTGTCCAAGGCGTTCACCCCGCGCCGGGTGGCCGAGTTCGCCCCCCGGGTCCAGCAGCTCACCGACCGGCTGATCGACGGTTTCGCCGGGCGCGGGGAGGCCGACCTCATCCACGAGTTCGCGTTCCCGCTCCCCATCTACGCCATCTGCGACATGCTCGGCGTCCCGGCCGAGGACCAGGACGACTTCCGGGACTGGGCGGGCATGATGATCCGCCACGACCTGCCGGACGGCCGGCGCACCCCGCGCGGCGGGGTGGCCCGCGCGGTGAAGCGGATGCGGGCGTACCTGGCCGAACTGATCCACCGCAAGCGCGAGGCACTGGCCGGCGACAGCGGGGCGGACGACCTGATCTCCGGCCTGATCCGGGCCAGCGACCACGGCGAGCACCTGACCGAGAACGAGGCCGCGGCGATGGCCTTCATCCTGCTGTTCGCCGGCTTCGAGACGACCGTGAACCTCATCGGCAACGGCGCCCACGCCCTGCTGCGCCACCCCGCCCAGCGGGAGCTCTTCCAGCGGGCCGTCCACGACGGTGACGAGGCGCTGCTCGCCGGGGCGGTGGAGGAGCTGCTGCGCTACGACGGCCCGGTGGAGATGGCCACCTGGCGCTTCGCCACCGAGCCGCTGACGCTGGGCGGCGCCCGGATCGCCGAGGGCGACCCGGTGCTGGTGGTGCTCGCCGCCGCCGACCGCGACCCCGCGCGGTTCCACGATCCGGACACCCTGGACCTCACCCGCCGGGACAACCAGCACCTCGGGTACGGACACGGCATCCACTACTGCCTCGGCGCCCCGCTCGCCCGGCTGGAGGCGCAGACCGCCCTGGCCACCCTGCTGCGCCGGCTGCCGGACCTGCGGCCGGCCGTGGAACCGGACCAACTGCGCTGGCGCGGCGGGCTCATCATGCGCGGACTGCGCACCCTTCCGGTGCGGTTCACCCCGGAGTGCTCCGCCCCCGCCGGAACGGCCCCGGACACCCCCGCGGAACGCCCCGCCACCAGCGGGAAGTGACGCAGGGTCAGGACGTGATCTCCGCGTGACCTCGGCTACATCGGCTTGTGACTCCCGGGTGGCCCGATTATCTTCGGGCGACGACCCACAGCCGTCACATGAGAGGCGATCGCATGCGTTCCGGCACCGGTCGGCACCGCCGTCCCCGTCAGGCCCCAGCCATCGTCGTAGCGGCGGGGGTGACCGGCGCGGGCATCGCACTGCCGCTGCTCGGTGCCTCCGCCGCCCACGCCGCGGACACCCACACCTGGGACCGGGTCGCGGAGTGCGAGAGCGGCGGGATGTGGAGCGCCAACTCCGGCAACGGCTTCTACGGCGGCCTCCAGCTGACCCTGGACATGTGGAAGACCTACGGCGGTACGGCCTACGCCCCGCGCCCCGACCTCGCCAGCAGATCCCAGCAGATTGCCGTCGCCGAGACGATGCTGCGCGACCGCGGGCCGCAGGGCTGGCCGGCCTGTGCCCTGGACGCCGGTCTCACCGAGGGCGGCGCGGCCCCCGAGGTGAACCCCGGCCGCACCACCGCCCCGCTGCCCGACCCGTCCGAGGACGACCGCCCGGACACCGGGGACCGGACGCCCGCGGACCGCACCGGTCCGGCGGACCGGACCGCCGGCGAGCTGGACGGCGCCCGGGACACCGCGACCGGCCGGGACGCCGCCGGCGAGGACCGCGCGGACCGGGACACGGCGGGGCGCGGCGAGCGGCCCGCCACCGACGCGGACGGCGACCGGGACCGCTCCGGCGGCACCGGCGACCCGGACGGCCGCACCGGCGACCGGGCGCCGGCCGGGACCGACGGGCGCAGCGGCGAGATGGCCGACGGCCGCTCCGGCGAGATGGCCGGCGGGCCCGCGGACGGGCGTACGGACACCCCGGCCGGCGAGGAGGCCGAGGGCCGCTCCGGCACCGCGCCCGGTGACGCCCCGGACCGGGACGCGGCGGACCCCGCGCCCGCCACCGGCACCGGCAAGCACCGCGGCGCCCCGGACGACCGGCCCGCCGGTGACGGCGAGCGGGGCGGCGGGCGCCACGCCGACCGGAGTCAGCAGCGGGACACCCCCGGGACGCCCGGCAGCGGCGCCGACCGCTACACCGTGCGCCCCGGTGACAACCTGTCGGTCATCGCCGAGGACCTCCAGGTGCCCGGCGGCTGGCCGGCCCTCTACGACGCCAACGAGAAGACCGTCGGCGACGACCCCGACCTCATCCACCCCGGACAGCGGCTCGTGGTCGAGGAGGGCGCCGGAACCGCGGCGCCCTGACGGCAGCGCGCCACCGGGACGCAAGTGGAGTGACGAGGAGGGCGCAGGCGGGCGCCGAGGGGGCGCGGACGAGGCGCCGGCCGGGTGCTGACGGGGTGTCCGGGCGGTGTCCCCGGTCGGCGCGCCGCCGGCCGGGAACGGGACGGGGGGCGCGCCGACCGCGGCCGGGGCGCGAGCGCACCCCGGCCCCGGGATCGGCGGACCGTGCGCCGGACCTGACGGGGGGTCGGCGCACGCTCCGGCCTGCCCTCGGCGCAGTGCTTCCACCTGATCTGTCCGGTTTGCTGAAAGTGAGATATGGATCTCGTTCTCTCACTGGTCCAGCACTCTTGACCGGACTCGCGGCATACGTCCTGACCTGCATTGATAACGAATCGTTAGCAACGAACCAAGGTAAATCGCACAGCTGTTGGGGTTTGAGGTCCTCCGGGTGTTGTGCTTACCGTCGTCCTCGTCCGCCACTGCGGGCACCGCCGACCGGCACGCCGAGTCCTGCCACCGGTCGGAGGGTCGGTCGACGCGTCAGCGCCGAAGGCAGGAGCGGGGGACCCAGGATTCACGCCGGGCTCACCCCCGGCTCGGGGTTAAGCCGGGTACGGACTTCCGTATCCGGCCGGGCACCTCACATGGCCCGCACCCGACAGCTCACCTCGCAGGCGTCGGTGTGAGGAAAAGAAGCCAGCATGTTCAAGTCCAAGGGCAAGCACCGCCGTCCGTCCAAGGCGACCCGCATCGCCACCCTCGCCGGGGTCACCGGCGCCGCGGTGGCCGCGCCGCTGCTGGGCGCCGCCGGGCAGGCGTCCGCCGCCACCACCTCGCAGTGGGACGAGGTCGCCCGCTGCGAGTCCGGCGGCAACTGGTCGATCAACACCGGCAACGGCTACTACGGCGGCCTGCAGTTCTCGGCGTCCACCTGGGCCGCGTACGGCGGCACCGCCTACGCCCCGACCGCCGACAAGGCGACCAAGAGCCAGCAGATCGCGATAGCCCAGAAGGTGCTCGCCGGCCAGGGCAAGGGCGCCTGGCCGCACTGCGGGGTCAACCTGACCAGCGGTGGCTCGGCCGGCACCGGCAGCAGCACCCCGGCCCAGCGCCCGCAGCAGCAGACCCAGCCGAAGCAGCAGTCCCAGCCGCAGCAGCAGACCCGCCAGGCCCAGCCGCAGCAGCAGGCCCCGCGGCACGCCAAGCCGCAGGCGCAGCCGGAGGCCGACCGGTCCGCGCAGCCGGCCCCGACCACCCGCTCCCAGCAGCGCACCGCGCCGACGACGGTGCAGCGGGGCGACGGCGAGTACGCCGTCCGGGCCGGCGACACCCTCTCCACCATCGCCGCCGCGCACCACGTCCAGGGCGGCTGGGCCAAGCTGCACGAGCTGAACGAGGACGTCATCACCGACGCCGACCTGATCTACCCGGGCCAGCGGCTCCACCTGAGCTGACCCGTACGACCGGGCCCCGCCGCACCCACCCACGCCGAGGCGGGGCCCGCACCGGCCGGTGGCGTCCCGCCGCGGTGGACTTCGAGGGTTCCGGAGCCACCGCGGCGGGGCCACCGCCCCGGACCGGCCGTGGCGCGGGCCCGCCCCGACGGCACGCGCCGCCCGCCCGGACCCGGGGCCCCGGTCGCACCGGGGCCACGCCGCTCACCGGGTCCCGGGCCCCGGCCGGTCCGCCGCCGTCCCCGTGCCGCTCGCGCCGGCCCCCTGATCGCACCGGGGGACACGCCGCGCACCCGGTCCCCCGAGGACCGGGGCCGTGCCGCACACGGGCCCGGTGCCGACCGCTCCCCGTCCCCGGCGCCCGCCCAGCCGTGGCCGCCGCTCGCCCCCCGGCGTTCGCGGTCGCCGGCGCCGGGTGCGGCGCCCACCGGCCCTCCCGGCCCGCACCCGGTGGCCGGGCGGTCGGCGCCCCGGGCCCGCACCGGGCGCTCCGGCCGGGCGTTGGCGGTTTCCCGCCGCCGGGCGTCCACCGTCCGCCGGTCCGTCGCTCGCCGGTTCCGCGGTCCCACCGCTCGCCGGTTCCGCCGTCCGTCCGGCCCGCCGTTCGCCGTCCGGCCCGCCGTTCGCCGTCCGACCGGGCGGTCACCGTCCCCCCGGTCCGCCGTCCGCCGTGTCCGCCGTCCCCAGGGCGAGGTGCGGCGGCAGCGGTCCCGGCGGTCCGGCGGGGCCCGTCTCCGCTGGGCCCCGCCGGGCCGGACGCTGCACCCCGGCCCGCCGTACGGACCGCCCGGCCCCTCCGCTCGGGGGCCGGGCGGCCCTGCACCCGTGCCGCGGCCGCGCAGCCGCACCGCTGAGCAGTCCCCGGCCCGGGACATCCCGGCTCCGGCCGTACCCACCCGGTTCTCCCCGCTCACCCCGCCCGCTCACGCCGTCCCGCCCCGGCCGCGTCACCCCTGCCGTCCGGGCCTGCCTCCCGTGCGGAGGGCTCCGTCACCCCCGTGACGGCGGGCCCTGCGGTGATCCCCCCGTCCTCCCCGGCAGCCCCGCCCCGGCCGGGCCACGGCCCGGCAGCCCGTCCCGACCCACGTCCCGTCCCCCACCCGCGCCGCCCGGACCCGCTCCCCGGCCGCCCCTCGCCCGGCCGGCCGGCCGCCCTCGCCGCGTTACCGGCCGCCCCCGCCCCGCGGCGGTCCCGGTGGGCCGTCCGGGCGGGTGCCGCCGACCGGCGTGGCGGGGCCGTGGCGGGGGCGTACCGTCTCGTACCCCGGGCGTCGGGAGGGATCGGGCTCCCGGTCCGGTTAGGCTCATGCTGCAGACGCAGACCCACACGAAGGAGATCCTCGTGCCGTCCATCGACGTCGTCGTAGCTCGCGAGATCCTCGACTCGCGAGGCAACCCCACGGTCGAGGTCGAGGTCGGCCTCGACGACGGCAGCACCGGCCGTGCTGCCGTGCCGTCCGGCGCCTCGACCGGCGCCTTCGAGGCCCTGGAGCTGCGGGACGGCGACAAGAGCCGCTACGGCGGCAAGGGCGTCGAGAAGGCCGTGCTCGCCGTGATCGAGCAGATCGGTCCGGAGCTCGTCGGCTACGACGCCACCGAGCAGCGCCTGATCGACCAGGCGATGTTCGACCTCGACGCCACCCCGGACAAGTCGTCGCTCGGCGCCAACGCCATCCTCGGTGTCTCGCTCGCCGTGGCGCACGCCGCCTCGGAGGCGTCCGACCTCCCGCTCTTCCGGTACCTCGGCGGCCCCAACGCGCACCTGCTGCCGGTGCCGATGATGAACATCCTCAACGGCGGCTCGCACGCCGACTCCAACGTGGACATCCAGGAGTTCATGATCGCGCCGATCGGCGCCGAGTCGTTCTCCGAGGCGCTGCGCTGGGGCACCGAGGTGTACCACACCCTCAAGGCGGTGCTGAAGGAGCGCGGCCTGTCCACCGGCCTCGGCGACGAGGGCGGCTTCGCCCCCAACCTGGACTCCAACCGCGAGGCGCTGGACCTCATCCTGGAGGCCATCCGCAAGGCCGGTTACACCCCCGGCCAGGACGTGGCGCTCGCGCTCGACGTGGCCGCCTCCGAGTTCTACAAGGACGGCAGTTACGTCTTCGAGGGCAAGGAGCGCACCGCCGCCGAGATGACCGCGTACTACGAGGAGCTGGTCGACGCCTACCCGCTGGTCTCCATCGAGGACCCGCTCTTCGAGGACGACTGGGACGGCTGGAAGACCATCACCGCCAAGCTCGGCGACAAGGTCCAGCTCGTCGGTGACGACCTGTTCGTCACCAACCCCGAGCGGCTGGGCCGCGGCATCGAGGAGAACGCCGCCAACGCCCTGCTGGTCAAGGTGAACCAGATCGGTTCGCTGACCGAGACCCTGGACGCGGTCGAGCTGGCCCAGCGCAACGGCTTCAAGTGCATGATGTCGCACCGCTCCGGCGAGACCGAGGACGTCACCATCGCCGACCTGGCCGTCGCCACCAACTGCGGCCAGATCAAGACCGGTGCCCCGGCCCGCTCCGAGCGCGTCGCCAAGTACAACCAGCTGCTGCGCATCGAGGAGATCCTGGACGACGCCGCGGTCTACGCGGGCCGCTCCGCGTTCCCCCGCTTCAAGGGCTGACCCCGGCGCGGCACCCCGCCCGGCGCCACGGCGCGGGCCGGGGTGCCGGCCGGCCGTTCCGCACGCGTTCCGACCCCGCCCCGGTCCCGTACCGTGGGCGGGACGGACCGCACCGACGAGACCGAGGCAGGGAGGCGGCATGGGCACGGACCGGGACCGGTTCTCGACCGCGACCAGACTCAAGGCGCTCGGTGAGCACGCCGCGGCCCGGGTCTACCGGGCGCGGGGCCGCCGCAACCGCCTCACCGGCCGCGCGGCGCTGCTCGCCCTCGTCGTCTGCTCCATGGTGGTGGCCCTCGCCTACCCGATACGGCAGTACGTCTCCCAGCGCTCGGACATCGCCGAGCAGCGGCGGCGGGCCGAGCAGGCCGCCGAGGAGGGCGAGAAGCTCCGCGAGGAGAAGGCCCGGCTCCAGGACCCCGCCTACATCGAGCGGCTGGCCCGTGAGCACCTGCACTACGTACGGCCCGGTG
It contains:
- a CDS encoding DUF6479 family protein, with the protein product MSTFASVEFAARDHLVGIGPLVAGIGVVILLVAAVWWGIRVAARERRPTEPQPRAGAWQTAEEHRSGHVTSEDHGPGHQESERHYERYGRKPTEVPRDGVRHMPYEFGNFGSEEDPEKKPTKWTPGHSGSWGTG
- a CDS encoding cytochrome P450 family protein, which gives rise to MPELFSWQFAADPYPTYHRLRERTPVHRTTLPSGVEAWLVTRYADARQALADQRLSKNPLRHSENAHGKGKVGIPGERSAGLMTHLLNIDPPDHTRLRRLVSKAFTPRRVAEFAPRVQQLTDRLIDGFAGRGEADLIHEFAFPLPIYAICDMLGVPAEDQDDFRDWAGMMIRHDLPDGRRTPRGGVARAVKRMRAYLAELIHRKREALAGDSGADDLISGLIRASDHGEHLTENEAAAMAFILLFAGFETTVNLIGNGAHALLRHPAQRELFQRAVHDGDEALLAGAVEELLRYDGPVEMATWRFATEPLTLGGARIAEGDPVLVVLAAADRDPARFHDPDTLDLTRRDNQHLGYGHGIHYCLGAPLARLEAQTALATLLRRLPDLRPAVEPDQLRWRGGLIMRGLRTLPVRFTPECSAPAGTAPDTPAERPATSGK
- a CDS encoding transglycosylase family protein, with translation MTGAGIALPLLGASAAHAADTHTWDRVAECESGGMWSANSGNGFYGGLQLTLDMWKTYGGTAYAPRPDLASRSQQIAVAETMLRDRGPQGWPACALDAGLTEGGAAPEVNPGRTTAPLPDPSEDDRPDTGDRTPADRTGPADRTAGELDGARDTATGRDAAGEDRADRDTAGRGERPATDADGDRDRSGGTGDPDGRTGDRAPAGTDGRSGEMADGRSGEMAGGPADGRTDTPAGEEAEGRSGTAPGDAPDRDAADPAPATGTGKHRGAPDDRPAGDGERGGGRHADRSQQRDTPGTPGSGADRYTVRPGDNLSVIAEDLQVPGGWPALYDANEKTVGDDPDLIHPGQRLVVEEGAGTAAP
- a CDS encoding LysM peptidoglycan-binding domain-containing protein, which translates into the protein MFKSKGKHRRPSKATRIATLAGVTGAAVAAPLLGAAGQASAATTSQWDEVARCESGGNWSINTGNGYYGGLQFSASTWAAYGGTAYAPTADKATKSQQIAIAQKVLAGQGKGAWPHCGVNLTSGGSAGTGSSTPAQRPQQQTQPKQQSQPQQQTRQAQPQQQAPRHAKPQAQPEADRSAQPAPTTRSQQRTAPTTVQRGDGEYAVRAGDTLSTIAAAHHVQGGWAKLHELNEDVITDADLIYPGQRLHLS
- the eno gene encoding phosphopyruvate hydratase, translating into MPSIDVVVAREILDSRGNPTVEVEVGLDDGSTGRAAVPSGASTGAFEALELRDGDKSRYGGKGVEKAVLAVIEQIGPELVGYDATEQRLIDQAMFDLDATPDKSSLGANAILGVSLAVAHAASEASDLPLFRYLGGPNAHLLPVPMMNILNGGSHADSNVDIQEFMIAPIGAESFSEALRWGTEVYHTLKAVLKERGLSTGLGDEGGFAPNLDSNREALDLILEAIRKAGYTPGQDVALALDVAASEFYKDGSYVFEGKERTAAEMTAYYEELVDAYPLVSIEDPLFEDDWDGWKTITAKLGDKVQLVGDDLFVTNPERLGRGIEENAANALLVKVNQIGSLTETLDAVELAQRNGFKCMMSHRSGETEDVTIADLAVATNCGQIKTGAPARSERVAKYNQLLRIEEILDDAAVYAGRSAFPRFKG
- a CDS encoding FtsB family cell division protein, whose amino-acid sequence is MGTDRDRFSTATRLKALGEHAAARVYRARGRRNRLTGRAALLALVVCSMVVALAYPIRQYVSQRSDIAEQRRRAEQAAEEGEKLREEKARLQDPAYIERLAREHLHYVRPGETGFSMLGGARDTGRADDRGAGARPWYHKLLEGLDTADRGPSPAPGP